Within Eschrichtius robustus isolate mEscRob2 chromosome X, mEscRob2.pri, whole genome shotgun sequence, the genomic segment atttttatgtaatcAGATATAACCATATTTTATTTGTTGACCTCTTCCACTGTTTTTGTTGCCATTCACtttgtatatcttttcatcttttgTATATCTTTTCTGACTATGTGTTTATATATGATCAATGTGGAAAACTTAGAACATACAGAAATGGCCAAAGAAAACATTCTGTGAAACAGAAAGCTCCCATAATCTTACCACCCAGAAATAGCCACCATTAATGGTATCCAGCACATAATAGGTATcaaataaatagttgttgaatgaatgacttagAAATTTGGTGAAGTCTTTTTGTTTATACAAATGCCTTTACAAAAAAGCTATCAGCGTAATTGAGTTTTCTATTAATagtttgcttttttcccttactgtattgtgaacatttttccatgacaattagtcttaatttttttcagctaCACCGAAATTACACTGAACCGAGCCTGCCAGCAAGAGCCCAACAGTCACCATGATGCTGAGCACAGAAGGCAGGGAGGGGTTCGTGGTGAAGGTCAGGGGCCTGCCCTGGTCCTGCTCAGCTGATGAAGTGATGCGCTTCTTCTCCGATTGCAAAATCCAAAATGGCACATCAGGTATTCGTTTCATCTACACCAGAGAAGGCAGACCAAGTGGTGAAGCGTTTGTCGAACTTGAGTCCGAAGATGAAGTGAAATTGGCTCTGAAGAAGGACAGAGAAACCATGGGACACAGATACGTTGAAGTGTTCAAGTCCAACAGTGTTGAAATGGATTGGGTGTTGAAGCATACAGGTCCAAATAGTCCTGATACTGCCAATGATGGCTTCGTCCGGCTTAGAGGACTCCCATTTGGCTGTAGCAAGGAAGAGATTGTTCAGTTCTTTTCTGGGTTGGAAATTGTGCCAAATGGGATGACACTGCCGGTGGACTTTCAGGGGCGGAGCACAGGGGAGGCCTTTGTGCAATTTGCTTCACAGGAGATAGCTGAAAAGGCCTTaaagaaacacaaggaaagaaTAGGGCACAGGTACATTGAAATCTTCAAGAGTAGCCGAGCTGAAGTGCGAACCCACTACGATCCCCCTCGAAAGCTCATGGCTATGCAGCGGCCGGGTCCCTATGATAGGCCAGGGGCTGGCAGGGGGTATAATAGCATTGGCAGAGGGGCTGGGTTTGAAAGGATGAGGCGGGGTGCCTATGGTGGAGGGTATGGAGGCTATGATGACTATGGTGGCTATAATGATGGGTATGGCTTTGGGTCTGATAGATTTGGAAGAGACCTCAATTACTGTTTTTCAGGAATGTCTGATCATAGATATGGAGATGGTGGGTCCAGTTTTCAGAGTACCACAGGGCACTGTGTACACATGAGGGGATTACCTTACAGAGCCACTGAGAAtgatatttacaattttttctcACCTCTTAACCCCATGAGAGTACACATTGAAATTGGACCCGATGGCAGAGTTACTGGTGAGGCAGATGTTGAATTTGCTACTCATGAAGATGCTGTGGCAGCTATGGCAAAAGACAAAGCTAACATGCAACACAGATACGTGGAGCTCTTCTTGAATTCTACCGCAGGCACAAGTGGGGGTGCTTATGATCACAGCTACGTAGAGCTCTTTTTGAATTCTACAGCAGGGGCAAGTGGTGGTGCTTATGGTAGCCAAATGATGGGAGGGATGGGCATATCCAACCAGTCTAGTTACGGAGGTCCTGCTAGCCAGCAGCTGAGTGGTGGTTACGGAGGTGGTTATGGTGGTCAGAGCAGTATGAGTGGATATGACCAAGTTCTGCAGGAAAACTCCAGTGACTATCAATCAAACCTCGCTTAGAGAAGGAGTactaaacaacagcaacaaataaCAGCCGTGCATTTATGGGAGTTGACTAGAATGGGAGTGATGTTAGGCATATCCAGTATGATTGGTAAATGGGAAATATCATTGATTCTGATCACTCTTGGTCAGCtagcttccttttctttttcctccctccctccctctctccctctctctccctctctctccctccctccctttctttttctttttctttctttctctttctttctttcttccttttgctttctcctttttttttaagaaaacaaacaaaaattaagtttaaCGGTTTCGCATTACAGGCTTGTGATTCATGCTTACTGTAAAGTGGAAGTCAAGATTGTTTTAAAACTTCAAGCTCAGTAATTTTGAACACTGAAACATTCACCTAGGATGTAATAACAAAGTTCAGTATTGACCATAACTGTTAAAACAACTTTCAGCTTTCCTCAAGTTAGTTATGTTGTAGGAGTGTACCTAAGCAGTAAGCGTATTTAGGTTAAAGCAATTTCACTTATGTTAAATGTTGCTCTTATACCACAATACATTGAAAACTTTGGATGCATGTTGAGAAACATGCTTTTCTGTAAAACTCAAATATAGGAGCTGTGTCTACGATTTAAAGTGAAAACATTTGGCATGTTTGTTAATTCTAGCTTTTCGGTTTAATATCCTATAAGGCACGTGAGTGtacacttttactttttttttaaaaaaaacgctCTGGGACAATTTTGAGATGTAATACCAATACTTTAGGAGTTTGGTCATGTCGTTTGTATGAAATTCTGAGGCTTTGGTTTAAATCTTTCCTTGTATTGTGATTTCCATTAGATGTATTGTACTAAGTGAAACTTGTTAAATAAATCTTCCttttgaaaactggaaaaatctTGTATAGCTTGATTTTTATTATGTTCTATCATATGAGCCACTTCTTTTATACAGTCCTGtgctaatgaaatttaaattgtttttaattttttaattattataaatgta encodes:
- the HNRNPH2 gene encoding heterogeneous nuclear ribonucleoprotein H2: MMLSTEGREGFVVKVRGLPWSCSADEVMRFFSDCKIQNGTSGIRFIYTREGRPSGEAFVELESEDEVKLALKKDRETMGHRYVEVFKSNSVEMDWVLKHTGPNSPDTANDGFVRLRGLPFGCSKEEIVQFFSGLEIVPNGMTLPVDFQGRSTGEAFVQFASQEIAEKALKKHKERIGHRYIEIFKSSRAEVRTHYDPPRKLMAMQRPGPYDRPGAGRGYNSIGRGAGFERMRRGAYGGGYGGYDDYGGYNDGYGFGSDRFGRDLNYCFSGMSDHRYGDGGSSFQSTTGHCVHMRGLPYRATENDIYNFFSPLNPMRVHIEIGPDGRVTGEADVEFATHEDAVAAMAKDKANMQHRYVELFLNSTAGTSGGAYDHSYVELFLNSTAGASGGAYGSQMMGGMGISNQSSYGGPASQQLSGGYGGGYGGQSSMSGYDQVLQENSSDYQSNLA